In Arthrobacter sp. CDRTa11, one DNA window encodes the following:
- a CDS encoding phosphoadenylyl-sulfate reductase, which produces MSETQSVAGAAAPALRSKDELKALAESGAAELGWDAPARDVIAWVERNFDLSAVAVACSMADSVLPALVADQMPGVDVLFLETGYHFPETYATRDEVAANLRVNVVDVLPENTVEQQDRLLGKDLFARDAAQCCALRKVAPLRRTLAGYELWFTGVRRDESPTRTNTPLVTWDEANGLVKVNPVAAWTFDQLVQYSDDNLLPVNPLLSQGYPSIGCQPCTRKVAPGDDPRAGRWAGTDKTECGLHV; this is translated from the coding sequence ATGAGCGAAACTCAATCAGTGGCAGGCGCCGCGGCGCCTGCCCTCCGCAGCAAGGACGAGCTCAAGGCGCTGGCTGAATCCGGCGCTGCCGAGCTCGGCTGGGACGCGCCTGCCCGCGACGTCATCGCCTGGGTGGAGCGCAACTTCGACCTGTCCGCAGTGGCCGTCGCCTGCTCCATGGCCGACTCAGTCCTCCCGGCCCTGGTTGCTGACCAGATGCCCGGCGTCGACGTCCTGTTCCTGGAGACCGGCTACCACTTCCCGGAGACCTACGCCACTCGGGACGAGGTGGCAGCAAACCTCCGCGTCAACGTGGTGGACGTGCTCCCGGAGAACACCGTGGAACAGCAGGACCGGCTCCTGGGCAAGGACCTCTTCGCCCGCGACGCCGCCCAGTGCTGCGCCCTCCGCAAAGTTGCCCCGCTGCGCCGTACCCTGGCCGGCTACGAGCTGTGGTTCACCGGCGTCCGCCGCGACGAGTCACCCACCCGCACCAACACACCGCTGGTCACCTGGGACGAGGCCAACGGCCTGGTCAAGGTCAACCCGGTGGCGGCCTGGACGTTCGACCAGCTGGTGCAGTACTCCGATGACAACCTCCTGCCCGTGAACCCGCTGCTTTCCCAGGGTTACCCCTCCATTGGCTGCCAGCCCTGCACCCGGAAGGTGGCGCCGGGAGACGACCCCCGCGCCGGCCGCTGGGCAGGGACCGACAAGACAGAATGCGGACTACACGTATGA
- a CDS encoding RtcB family protein yields the protein MEQINSKLINWASILDAKTREQALATSRLPFIYPHLALMPDAHLGKGATVGSVIPTERAIIPAAVGVDIGCGMIAVRTQYSLTDLPKDRKRLRENIERAIPLSAGHNNRKVQATAEPRVAELSKLAAKAGFSPAQYVANWELQLGSLGSGNHFIEVCADETDAVWLFLHSGSRGVGNKIAQHHIGVAQNLTRKRQITLPDPDLAYLEEGTPQFSRYIEELRWAQHFALLNREEMMDRVITRFSTWVGGPVKEQERINCHHNFTQQETHYGRSVWVSRKGAIKAEHGDPGLIPGSMGTASYVVEGLGNPVSLNSSPHGAGREYSRNAARKTFSLEELKKAMRGIEFRATEAFIDEIPAAYKPIDVVMRDAADLVTVRHKLRQLVNVKGN from the coding sequence GTGGAACAGATCAACAGCAAACTCATCAACTGGGCCTCCATCCTGGATGCCAAAACCCGTGAGCAGGCCCTGGCGACGTCGCGGCTGCCGTTCATCTACCCGCACCTGGCGCTGATGCCGGACGCGCACCTGGGCAAAGGCGCCACCGTGGGGTCCGTGATCCCTACCGAACGCGCCATCATCCCCGCGGCGGTGGGGGTGGACATCGGCTGCGGAATGATCGCCGTCCGGACCCAGTACTCGCTGACGGACCTGCCGAAGGACAGGAAGCGGCTGCGGGAGAACATCGAACGCGCCATCCCGCTCTCGGCCGGACACAACAACCGCAAGGTCCAGGCCACCGCAGAGCCCCGCGTTGCCGAACTGTCCAAGCTGGCCGCCAAGGCCGGATTCAGCCCTGCCCAGTATGTGGCCAACTGGGAGCTGCAGCTTGGCTCGCTGGGATCCGGAAACCACTTCATCGAGGTGTGCGCCGACGAGACCGACGCCGTCTGGCTGTTCCTGCACTCCGGCTCGCGGGGCGTGGGCAACAAGATCGCGCAGCACCACATCGGCGTCGCGCAGAACCTGACCCGGAAAAGGCAGATTACGCTTCCAGATCCGGACCTTGCCTACCTTGAGGAGGGCACGCCACAGTTCAGCCGCTACATCGAGGAGCTGCGGTGGGCCCAGCATTTCGCCCTGCTGAACCGCGAAGAAATGATGGACCGCGTCATCACCCGGTTCAGCACCTGGGTGGGCGGACCGGTCAAGGAGCAGGAGCGGATCAACTGCCACCACAACTTCACCCAGCAGGAAACGCACTACGGGAGGTCCGTCTGGGTGTCCCGCAAGGGCGCCATCAAAGCCGAGCACGGCGATCCCGGCCTGATTCCCGGATCCATGGGGACGGCGTCGTACGTGGTGGAGGGCCTGGGCAATCCCGTGTCGCTGAACTCCTCACCCCACGGCGCCGGGCGCGAATATTCTAGAAATGCCGCCCGCAAAACGTTCTCCCTCGAGGAGTTGAAGAAGGCCATGCGCGGTATCGAATTCCGCGCCACGGAGGCCTTCATCGACGAAATCCCGGCGGCCTACAAACCCATCGACGTCGTCATGAGGGACGCGGCTGACCTGGTCACGGTCCGGCACAAGCTCCGCCAGTTGGTCAACGTCAAGGGCAATTGA
- a CDS encoding IS3 family transposase: MVDAKAWKDIALTFARNLVTAGWSAVKACALVGVHRTAWYRHQNPPGLAGITVPHVDRDYPNRITTAESDEFMGLLNSEEYGNLSVTQAYYRMLDAGYCPFSIAAAHRIVARHGQNGDRREQRTGTGPKRAKPVHAATAPNQLWSWDITTLHGPGKHTYKLYTIMDVFSRKVVGHRVEYTETAALASALIRDAVADNNHRPAVIHADNGAPMRAATTLDLARALGITLSYSRPRVSDDNPYSEALFKTVKYDLDFPRRFQDLQHARDHMAAFFTGYNTHHRHSGLNYYTPDTVHHGLVRQARQQRQDTLDTCYARNPHRYRHRPAAPGVPLTAGINNKQTTRLSQTA; encoded by the coding sequence GTGGTTGATGCCAAAGCCTGGAAAGACATCGCCCTGACCTTCGCCCGGAACCTGGTCACGGCCGGCTGGTCAGCGGTCAAAGCCTGCGCCCTGGTTGGCGTGCACCGCACCGCCTGGTACCGGCATCAGAATCCTCCCGGCCTGGCCGGGATCACCGTTCCGCATGTCGACCGTGACTACCCGAACCGGATCACCACGGCCGAGTCCGACGAGTTCATGGGACTGCTTAATTCCGAGGAATACGGGAACCTTTCGGTCACACAGGCCTATTACCGGATGCTGGACGCGGGTTACTGCCCGTTCTCGATCGCCGCAGCGCACCGGATCGTGGCCCGGCATGGGCAGAACGGAGACCGCCGCGAACAACGCACCGGCACCGGGCCCAAAAGAGCCAAACCAGTCCACGCTGCGACGGCTCCGAACCAGCTCTGGAGCTGGGACATCACCACGCTCCACGGCCCCGGCAAACACACCTACAAGCTCTACACAATCATGGACGTGTTCTCCCGCAAGGTCGTCGGTCACCGCGTCGAATACACCGAAACGGCCGCCCTTGCCTCAGCACTTATCAGGGACGCCGTCGCCGACAACAATCACCGGCCCGCCGTGATCCATGCCGACAACGGGGCGCCGATGCGGGCAGCCACGACGTTGGACCTGGCCCGCGCCTTGGGCATCACTTTGTCCTACTCCCGGCCACGGGTCTCTGACGACAACCCCTATTCAGAGGCCTTGTTCAAAACCGTGAAATACGACCTGGACTTCCCCCGCCGGTTCCAAGATCTGCAGCACGCACGGGACCACATGGCGGCGTTCTTCACCGGCTACAACACCCACCACCGCCACAGCGGCCTGAACTACTACACCCCGGACACCGTCCACCATGGACTCGTCCGGCAAGCACGCCAGCAACGCCAAGACACACTCGATACCTGCTACGCCCGCAACCCACACCGATACCGACACAGGCCCGCCGCGCCAGGAGTCCCACTCACAGCGGGCATCAACAACAAACAAACCACCCGGCTGTCACAAACAGCTTGA
- a CDS encoding ABC transporter substrate-binding protein — protein sequence MIRIVAGESAVPKRKRAIEAALAIGLVLLIAAGAVVASTVSRNTDAAAATPPPTPAAELKLGYFGNLTHAPALVGLKQGFLAKNLGSTALSTETFNAGPAAIEALNAGAIDAAYIGPNPAINSFVKSKGESVSIIAGAAAGGAQLVVRPEINSAADLKGKTLASPQLGGTQDVALRAWLGSQGYKTNVDGSGDVLINPTENAQTLKLFQDGKLDGAWLPEPWASRLVLQAGAKVLVDEKDLWDGSASGKPGEFPTTILIVNRTFAAEHPDTVKALLKGHAESVAWLNEAPAAEKTAVINAALQESAGAALPADVIERSLANIVFTVDPLAGTYPKLLKDGVEAGTTKQADINGLFDLKALNEVTGESISAAGLGDD from the coding sequence ATGATTCGCATCGTGGCAGGCGAAAGCGCGGTGCCCAAGCGCAAGCGTGCCATCGAGGCCGCCCTCGCCATCGGACTGGTCCTTCTGATCGCCGCAGGTGCCGTGGTGGCTTCCACCGTCTCCCGCAATACCGACGCCGCCGCTGCCACCCCGCCGCCCACCCCGGCAGCCGAGCTCAAGCTGGGCTACTTCGGAAACCTGACCCACGCGCCAGCGCTGGTGGGCCTCAAGCAGGGCTTCCTGGCCAAGAACCTGGGCAGCACCGCCCTCAGCACGGAGACCTTCAACGCCGGACCCGCCGCCATTGAGGCCCTGAACGCAGGCGCCATCGACGCTGCGTACATCGGCCCCAATCCGGCCATCAACTCCTTTGTCAAGAGCAAGGGTGAATCGGTCAGCATCATCGCCGGTGCAGCCGCCGGTGGTGCCCAGCTGGTGGTCCGGCCTGAGATCAACTCGGCTGCGGACCTCAAGGGCAAGACCCTCGCCTCCCCGCAGCTCGGCGGCACCCAGGACGTGGCGCTGCGCGCCTGGCTGGGCTCGCAGGGCTACAAAACCAACGTGGACGGCAGCGGCGATGTCCTGATCAACCCCACCGAGAACGCCCAGACGCTCAAGCTGTTCCAGGACGGAAAGCTCGACGGCGCGTGGCTGCCTGAGCCGTGGGCGTCCCGGCTGGTGCTCCAGGCCGGAGCCAAGGTGCTGGTGGACGAAAAGGACCTCTGGGACGGTTCGGCCTCCGGCAAGCCCGGCGAGTTTCCCACCACCATCCTGATCGTGAACAGGACGTTCGCGGCCGAGCACCCGGACACCGTGAAGGCGCTGCTGAAAGGCCACGCAGAATCGGTGGCATGGCTCAATGAGGCCCCTGCCGCGGAGAAGACCGCTGTCATCAACGCCGCGCTGCAGGAGTCGGCCGGCGCCGCACTCCCGGCCGACGTCATCGAAAGGTCCCTGGCCAACATCGTGTTCACCGTGGATCCGCTGGCCGGAACCTACCCCAAGCTCCTCAAGGACGGGGTGGAGGCCGGCACCACCAAACAGGCCGACATCAACGGCCTCTTTGACCTCAAAGCCTTGAACGAAGTGACGGGTGAGTCCATCTCGGCCGCCGGCCTCGGGGACGACTAA
- a CDS encoding ABC transporter ATP-binding protein, translating into MPVVLENLGKRFGDGAPVLDDVNANIGKGEFVALLGASGCGKSTLLNIMAGLEVPTSGALEVPSDGAAFMFQDAALFPWLTARENIELALKLRGVGKADRRVKADELLDLVHLGGAGDKRPHELSGGMRQRVALARSLAQDRQLLLMDEPFAALDAITRDLLHDELERIWKETGRTIVFVTHNVREAVRLGQRVLLLSSRPGRVVQEWAVTEEHRTDAGLAGQLTGVITARLREEIRRHAK; encoded by the coding sequence ATGCCAGTCGTACTGGAAAACCTGGGCAAGCGCTTCGGCGACGGCGCCCCGGTGCTGGACGACGTCAACGCCAACATTGGGAAGGGCGAGTTCGTGGCCCTCCTCGGAGCCTCCGGCTGCGGCAAGTCCACCCTGCTGAACATCATGGCGGGACTGGAGGTCCCGACGTCGGGCGCTCTTGAAGTACCCAGCGACGGCGCGGCCTTTATGTTCCAGGACGCCGCCCTCTTCCCTTGGCTGACGGCCCGGGAGAACATCGAGCTCGCACTGAAGCTGCGCGGCGTGGGCAAGGCCGACCGGCGCGTCAAGGCCGACGAACTCCTGGACTTGGTCCACCTCGGCGGCGCGGGCGACAAGCGGCCGCACGAGCTGTCCGGCGGCATGCGCCAGCGCGTGGCACTGGCCCGTTCCCTCGCGCAGGACCGGCAGCTGCTGCTCATGGACGAGCCGTTCGCGGCCCTGGACGCCATTACCCGCGACCTCCTCCACGACGAGCTGGAGCGCATCTGGAAGGAAACCGGGCGCACCATCGTTTTTGTCACCCACAACGTCCGCGAGGCCGTCCGGCTGGGCCAGCGCGTGCTGCTGCTGTCCTCCCGTCCGGGCCGCGTGGTCCAGGAATGGGCCGTCACCGAGGAACACCGAACCGACGCCGGGCTTGCCGGACAGCTGACCGGGGTCATCACAGCCCGGCTGCGGGAGGAGATTCGCCGCCATGCCAAGTAA
- a CDS encoding sulfate adenylyltransferase subunit 1, with translation MSTETSLLAAELETALPTTLFRFATAGSVDDGKSTLVGRLLHDSKAILADQLDAVARTSADRGFGGAGATGTQAIDLALLTDGLRAEREQGITIDVAYRYFATDQRSFILADCPGHVQYTKNTVTGASTADAVVVLIDARKGVLEQTRRHLSVLQLLRVAHVIVAVNKIDLVDFSESVFREIQADVQRVARELGIGSAELGTADHIDDLLVIPVSALDGDNVVERSERTPWYDGPALLEVLETLPAADEIDTQLESFRFPVQLVVRPQGALAPDAVAAGLDVEAYRDYRAYAGQITEGSVKVGDKVSVLTPGQGPRTTTVVGIDFAGASLQEAAAPQSVAIRLADEFDVARGDTIAAAGTVRESSADLYAALCWLSPKPLREGAKVLVKHGTRTVQALVRNVSGKLDLASFKLEATSSLELNDIGHAQLRLSAPLPLENYTHHRRTGAFLVIDPLDGNTLAAGLIKDHPGDHEDERYSI, from the coding sequence ATGAGCACCGAGACTTCACTCCTGGCCGCCGAGCTGGAAACAGCCCTGCCCACCACCCTGTTCCGCTTCGCCACCGCAGGATCGGTCGACGACGGCAAGTCCACTTTGGTGGGCCGCCTCCTGCACGACTCCAAGGCGATCCTGGCCGACCAGCTCGACGCCGTTGCCCGCACCTCAGCGGACCGCGGCTTCGGCGGCGCGGGCGCCACCGGGACCCAGGCGATTGACCTCGCCCTCCTGACCGACGGCCTCCGCGCCGAGCGCGAGCAGGGCATCACCATCGATGTGGCCTACCGCTACTTCGCCACGGACCAGCGCAGCTTCATCCTGGCCGACTGCCCCGGGCACGTGCAGTACACCAAGAACACGGTGACCGGCGCATCCACCGCGGATGCCGTCGTCGTACTCATTGACGCCCGCAAGGGTGTCCTGGAGCAGACCCGCCGGCACCTGTCCGTGCTGCAGCTGCTCCGCGTGGCGCACGTGATCGTGGCTGTGAACAAGATCGACCTGGTGGACTTCAGCGAGTCCGTGTTCCGCGAAATCCAGGCCGACGTGCAGCGGGTGGCGCGCGAGCTGGGCATCGGTTCCGCCGAACTGGGCACCGCGGACCACATCGATGACCTGCTGGTCATCCCCGTGTCCGCGCTCGACGGCGACAACGTGGTGGAGCGCTCCGAGCGCACCCCCTGGTATGACGGTCCCGCCCTGCTGGAGGTCCTGGAGACCCTGCCGGCCGCCGACGAGATCGACACCCAGCTGGAGAGCTTCCGGTTCCCCGTGCAGCTGGTGGTCCGGCCGCAGGGTGCGCTGGCTCCCGACGCCGTTGCTGCCGGCCTGGATGTGGAGGCCTACCGCGACTACCGCGCGTACGCCGGCCAGATCACCGAGGGCTCCGTCAAGGTGGGGGACAAGGTTTCTGTGCTGACCCCCGGCCAGGGCCCCCGCACCACCACCGTGGTGGGCATCGACTTCGCCGGAGCCTCGCTCCAGGAAGCCGCCGCCCCGCAGTCTGTGGCCATCCGCCTGGCCGACGAGTTCGACGTCGCGCGCGGCGACACCATTGCCGCCGCCGGGACCGTCCGCGAATCGTCGGCCGACCTGTACGCTGCCCTGTGCTGGCTCTCACCGAAGCCGCTGCGGGAAGGCGCCAAGGTGCTGGTCAAGCACGGCACCCGCACCGTGCAGGCGCTGGTCCGCAACGTCAGCGGCAAGCTGGACCTGGCGTCGTTCAAACTTGAAGCCACGTCAAGCCTTGAGCTGAACGACATCGGCCACGCGCAGCTCCGGCTCTCCGCCCCGCTGCCGCTGGAGAACTACACGCACCACCGCCGCACCGGCGCGTTCCTGGTGATCGACCCGCTGGACGGCAACACGCTGGCCGCCGGCCTGATCAAGGACCACCCGGGCGACCACGAGGACGAGCGCTACTCCATCTAG
- a CDS encoding ABC transporter permease, whose amino-acid sequence MPSNPTPLAEASSTEPAPAPAEPAETRHITAALTRSSTGHEDLRELESGLDSLQSDAARKARIDWSRVLLPIAALVVLILVWQFYVSLGVKRRDLVPGPLDVLGQVGVLWGEGKLQEAVWTSLQRGLVGFLISVAVATPVGLLLSQVAPLRRAFGPLISGLQVLPSVAWVPAAIIWFGLTDATVYFVVLMGAIPSIINGLISGVDQIPPQYRRVGTVLGASRLQMALQIILPAALPGYLGGLKQGWAFSWRSLMAAEIIAVGGTIGFGLGSLLDQGRLLSDMTVVMSAILLILAVGILIELLVFAPIEKRLLRSRGLLSGSTR is encoded by the coding sequence ATGCCAAGTAACCCCACTCCACTCGCCGAGGCCAGTTCCACGGAACCCGCACCCGCACCTGCTGAACCGGCAGAAACCAGGCACATCACCGCCGCGCTGACCCGATCCTCCACCGGGCATGAGGATCTTCGCGAGCTCGAATCTGGCCTTGATTCCCTCCAGTCCGACGCCGCCCGCAAGGCCCGGATTGACTGGAGCCGTGTGCTCCTGCCGATCGCCGCCCTGGTGGTGCTGATCCTCGTCTGGCAGTTCTACGTGTCGCTCGGCGTCAAGCGGCGGGACCTCGTTCCCGGGCCGCTGGATGTGCTGGGGCAGGTTGGCGTGCTGTGGGGCGAGGGGAAGCTGCAGGAAGCTGTCTGGACCTCGCTTCAGCGCGGCCTGGTGGGCTTCCTGATCAGTGTTGCCGTCGCCACACCGGTGGGGCTGCTGTTGTCCCAGGTGGCTCCGCTGCGGCGCGCGTTCGGGCCGCTGATTTCCGGCTTGCAGGTGCTGCCGTCCGTGGCGTGGGTGCCGGCCGCCATCATCTGGTTCGGCCTGACGGATGCCACCGTGTACTTCGTGGTGCTGATGGGTGCCATCCCGTCCATCATCAACGGCCTGATTTCCGGCGTGGACCAGATCCCGCCGCAGTACCGCCGTGTGGGCACCGTCCTGGGCGCATCACGGCTCCAAATGGCGCTGCAGATCATCCTTCCCGCGGCGCTGCCGGGCTACCTGGGCGGGCTCAAGCAGGGCTGGGCGTTCTCCTGGCGCTCCCTCATGGCCGCTGAAATCATCGCGGTGGGCGGAACCATCGGCTTCGGCCTCGGCTCGCTGCTGGACCAGGGCCGCCTGCTGTCCGACATGACCGTGGTGATGTCCGCGATCCTGCTGATCCTCGCCGTTGGCATCCTGATCGAACTGCTGGTCTTCGCACCGATCGAGAAGCGCCTCCTGCGCAGCCGCGGCCTGCTCTCGGGCAGCACCCGCTAG
- the cysD gene encoding sulfate adenylyltransferase subunit CysD, protein MSTFLTEEPTQVTDAAVSTRLSSLDTLESEAIHIIREVVAEFEKPALLFSGGKDSVVMLHLATKAFWPGKVPFPVLHVDTGHNFPEVIDFRDRTVERLGLKLVVGSVQEFIDRGELAERADGTRNPLQTVPLLDAIQQNKFDAVFGGGRRDEDKARAKERILSLRDEFGQWDPRNQRPELWNLYNGRHTVGQHVRAFPISNWTELDIWRYIERENIELPGLYYAHNREVFARDGMWRAVGEVSQPLPHEEVIIKTVRYRTVGDMSCTGAVESAAATVSDVVIEVAASTITERGATRADDRISEAAMEDRKKDGYF, encoded by the coding sequence ATGAGCACTTTCCTAACCGAGGAGCCCACCCAGGTGACCGACGCTGCCGTTTCAACCCGGCTCTCCAGCCTGGACACGCTTGAGTCCGAGGCCATCCACATCATCCGTGAGGTTGTTGCCGAGTTCGAGAAGCCCGCGCTGCTGTTCTCCGGCGGCAAGGACTCCGTGGTGATGCTGCACCTGGCCACCAAGGCGTTCTGGCCCGGCAAGGTTCCGTTCCCCGTGCTGCACGTGGACACCGGCCACAACTTCCCCGAGGTCATCGACTTCCGCGACCGGACGGTGGAGCGGCTGGGACTGAAGCTCGTCGTCGGCTCCGTCCAGGAGTTCATTGACCGCGGCGAACTGGCCGAGCGCGCCGACGGCACCCGCAACCCGCTGCAGACCGTCCCGCTGCTGGACGCCATCCAGCAGAACAAGTTCGACGCCGTCTTCGGCGGCGGCCGCCGTGACGAGGACAAGGCCCGCGCCAAGGAGCGCATCCTGAGCCTCCGCGACGAGTTCGGCCAGTGGGATCCCCGCAACCAGCGCCCCGAGCTGTGGAACCTGTACAACGGCCGCCACACCGTGGGCCAGCACGTCCGGGCATTCCCCATCAGCAACTGGACCGAGCTGGACATCTGGCGCTACATCGAACGCGAGAACATCGAGCTGCCGGGCCTGTACTACGCCCACAACCGCGAAGTGTTTGCCCGCGACGGCATGTGGCGTGCGGTGGGCGAGGTTTCCCAGCCGCTGCCGCACGAGGAAGTCATCATCAAAACGGTCCGCTACCGCACCGTGGGGGACATGTCCTGCACCGGTGCCGTTGAATCGGCCGCAGCCACCGTGAGCGACGTTGTGATTGAAGTTGCCGCCTCCACCATCACCGAACGTGGTGCCACCCGTGCAGATGACCGCATCTCCGAGGCAGCCATGGAAGACCGCAAGAAGGATGGTTACTTCTAA